One segment of Coffea arabica cultivar ET-39 chromosome 7c, Coffea Arabica ET-39 HiFi, whole genome shotgun sequence DNA contains the following:
- the LOC113698937 gene encoding glycosyltransferase BC10, whose product MKRRSNSQKFPLHHRWKRKLIILLLVGLCLGTVALMETQYSRIKKLAISSPPFVQKPKIAFLFIARNRLPLDIVWDAFFQGDKENKFSIYVHSRPGFLLNKATTRSAYFLGRQVNNSIQVEWGEASMIQAERVLLQNALEDLHNERFVFLSDSCIPLYNFSYTYDYIMSTSTSFVDSFADTKEGRYNPKMHPVIPVENWRKGSQWVVLTRKHAEVVVKDDVVFPVFQWHCKRKSLPEFWRDHPLPAEGWKEHNCIPDEHYVQTLLAQEGLEGEITRRSVTHTAWDLSSSRDRERRGWHPVTYKLADATPTLIQSIKDIDNIYYETEYRREWCTSKGKPAPCFLFARKFTRPAALRLLNMTALGVQGEASSNSKKKISSISFEFNSKKKK is encoded by the exons ATGAAGCGAAGGTCTAACTCCCAGAAATTTCCGTTGCATCATAGATGGAAGAGAAAGTTAATTATTTTGCTTCTGGTTGGATTGTGTTTGGGGACTGTGGCATTAATGGAGACTCAGTATTCTCGAATCAAGAAGTTGGCTATATCGTCACCGCCTTTTGTACAAAAGCCCAAAATTGCGTTTCTATTTATAGCAAGAAATCGCCTTCCTTTGGACATTGTGTGGGATGCCTTCTTTCAG GGTGATAAGGAGAATAAATTTTCAATCTATGTGCACTCAAGGCCTGGTTTCCTGTTGAACAAGGCAACAACAAGATCAGCATACTTCTTGGGTCGCCAAGTGAACAATAGCATACAG GTAGAATGGGGAGAGGCAAGTATGATTCAGGCAGAACGTGTTTTGCTTCAGAATGCATTAGAGGACCTACATAATGAGCGCTTTGTTTTTCTCTCAGACAG TTGCATTCCTTTATACAACTTCAGCTACACATATGATTACATAATGTCTACCTCTACTAGCTTTGTGGATAG TTTTGCTGATACAAAAGAGGGGCGGTACAATCCTAAAATGCATCCTGTAATTCCTGTTGAAAACTGGAGAAAAGGATCTCAG TGGGTTGTTCTGACAAGAAAGCATGCAGAAGTCGTCGTGAAAGATGACGTTGTTTTCCCTGTGTTCCAGTGGCATTGCAAG AGGAAGTCATTGCCCGAGTTTTGGCGAGATCATCCCCTT CCTGCAGAAGGATGGAAGGAGCATAACTGTATACCTGATGAGCATTATGTTCAGACTTTGCTTGCT CAAGAAGGCCTGGAAGGAGAAATTACAAGAAGGTCAGTCACTCATACCGCATGGGATCTTTCATCTTCGAGAGACCGTGAACGGCGAGGTTGGCATCCTGTGACTTACAAGTTAGCTGATGCTACTCCCACGCTAATCCAATCAATTAAG GATATTGATAATATCTATTATGAGACGGAGTACCGTAGAGAGTGGTGCACTAGCAAAGGGAAACCTGCTCCATGCTTCCTTTTTGCAAGGAAGTTTACCCGGCCTGCTGCTCTACGGCTGCTTAACATG ACTGCACTCGGAGTCCAGGGTGAAGCCTCGAGTAACTCCAAGAAGAAAATATCATCGATCAGTTTTGAGTTTAATTCCAAGAAGAAAAAGTAG
- the LOC113698569 gene encoding uncharacterized protein has protein sequence MNTSQFMDKQIMDLSNSQSLNSHNDFIDLINPREDHRIGNSDKKEEILPSYDFQPLRPIGTEIDSGNLDAPPRAWNSADNKTHTGGIRTYSSFDSFEPGRVILEKDQNVVDPKLVSEIDRTMKKYADNLMHGLDSVSARLTQLESRTRHLENSLDELKVSVGTNHGSSDGRMRQLENILREVQNGIQFIRDKQEILDAQLHLAKLEVSKAEQHVDTQGTSHLDSSQPALSVSQQSHQHLPPVAQTPSVVPPNAPPPALQQNLPPQVQLPSQFSHNQLPSVPQQEPYFPPPPPPPPAGQTSENLGQQYQLPPPQQLQASSPPQLQQQYQALPQLQYSQPPAPPQPHNSLQAANPPQHQPALAHHPEEPPYVPSQSYSPANRQTPSLPASAAPPHQQFYGAPPHMYEPPSSRPGPGFSGTYGPASGSGEQYLYGGSSSQYGSGSPAKSQQLSSPVIGHGGGSGYPQLPTARILPQAIPTASGVSGGSGSSGSGNRVPVDDVVDKVTNMGFPRDQVRATVRKLTENGQSVDLNVVLDKLMNDGEVQPPRGWFGR, from the exons ATGAATACATCCCAGTTTATGGACAAACAGATCATGGATCTATCCAATTCGCAGAGCCTCAATTCTCATAATGACTTCATCGATCTGATTAACCCTCGCGAGGATCACCGCATCGGGAATTCCGACAAGAAAGAGGAGATCCTTCCCAGCTATGATTTCCAGCCGCTTCGCCCCATCGGGACCGAAATCGATTCCGGCAATCTTGATGCGCCGCCTAGGGCTTGGAATTCAGCCGACAACAAGACTCATACGGGTGGAATCAGG ACTTACAGTTCTTTTGACTCCTTCGAACCTGGAAGAGTCATTTTGGAGAAGGATCAAAATGTTGTTGACCCCAAGTTGGTGTCTGAGATTGATCGTACCATGAAGAAGTATGCCGATAATCTGATGCATGGATTGGACAGTGTTAGTGCACGATTAACACAGTTGGAGTCCAGGACCCGTCACCTTGAAAATTCTTTGGATGAATTGAAGGTCTCTGTCGGAACTAATCATGGGAGCTCTGATGGGAGAATGAGACAGTTGGAAAATATTCTTAGAGAG GTGCAAAATGGTATACAGTTTATAAGGGATAAGCAAGAAATTTTGGATGCTCAGCTGCATCTTGCAAAGCTGGAAGTTTCAAAGGCTGAGCAGCATGTGGATACACAGGGCACCAGTCATTTGGATTCTTCACAACCTGCATTATCTGTTAGTCAACAATCTCACCAGCACCTTCCTCCTGTTGCTCAAACACCATCAGTTGTCCCTCCTAATGCTCCTCCACCGGCCTTGCAACAAAATCTACCACCTCAAGTCCAGCTGCCAAGCCAGTTCTCTCATAATCAACTTCCTTCTGTTCCTCAGCAGGAGCCTTATTTTccaccaccaccgccaccaccaCCAGCTGGTCAAACATCAGAGAACTTGGGCCAGCAATATCAATTGCCTCCACCACAGCAGCTGCAGGCTTCTTCGCCACCTCAGCTGCAGCAACAGTACCAAGCCCTCCCTCAACTTCAGTATTCTCAGCCTCCTGCACCTCCTCAACCACACAACTCTCTCCAAGCTGCTAATCCCCCCCAACACCAACCTGCATTAGCCCATCATCCTGAAGAACCACCTTATGTACCATCTCAAAGTTATTCTCCAGCTAACCGCCAAACTCCTTCCCTTCCAGCTAGCGCAGCTCCTCCCCACCAGCAGTTCTATGGAGCTCCCCCGCACATGTATGAGCCGCCATCTAGCCGGCCTGGTCCAGGATTTTCTGGGACATACGGCCCAGCCTCTGGTTCTGGGGAACAATATTTGTATGGCGGTTCGTCATCCCAGTATGGCAGTGGCTCACCTGCGAAATCTCAGCAGCTTTCCTCTCCTGTCATTGGCCATGGTGGTGGAAGTGGTTATCCACAGCTTCCTACCGCACGGATTTTACCTCAAGCAATACCTACTGCCTCTGGGGTCAGTGGTGGCTCTGGTTCTTCAGGTTCTGGAAACAGGGTTCCCGTTGATGATGTGGTTGACAAGGTGACAAATATGGGATTTCCGAGAGATCAGGTGCGAGCAACAGTCCGGAAATTGACAGAGAATGGGCAATCCGTTGATCTTAATGTGGTTTTAGATAAATTAATGAATGATGGGGAAGTCCAGCCTCCACGAGGCTGGTTTGGTCGGTAA
- the LOC113699240 gene encoding zinc finger CCCH domain-containing protein 41, translating into MELKVTSPKIGLSPASDPEEKEISEDDDDDRNHKHRRREARSQSLEGDASEQVLTRPYRKRKPFENGHPCRESGSQSSETWKTYNFGNQERDSSGRFEKRRPNLASFSRAPTELSQRIRLNQSLSADPGPTRGRGRESGAWGQRDSRFSSADIASQLVQQGSIPPSLFAGRGLPNVSNVQSATWNAFGLVPAMPNGGLDTLHSIGLQGALKPSINPTVNLGISRPRCRDFEERGFCLRGDMCPMEHGVNRIVVEDVQSLSQFNLPVSLPSAHLLGTPAGQGPLPANSSSGAFMNSKCLQSKNSKPGIGDDGLGLNGAFVGGSMAGGSDLYDPDQPLWASDCPDTSPELLALNPSNLDKVEPLVDADCSDRLSVGQFDGSDNERPARNAGAVTGCQSSSVWGRIGSSRNRGDVREKIGSTLNSPSHLENEAKKDMESINGAEAIALHGRRTKADEVGMQVLGLSSKPHGDSGRSIRKPSQKALRTLFVSGVPQKENKREALLLHFQKFGEVIDIYIPSNSERAFVQFSKREEAEAALKAPDAVMGNRFIKLWWANRDSIPDDGTGGVGNIHANPRGVTFTGGPTYPSVTTKGKDNIQISGSKSSIANSAISPLPGSDHPKPVATNGPKAVPPLQKKLESLELLKEQVRKKQEMLDQKRNEFKRQLNKLEKQATGLKEEVALDQPSKGQKGGMVVDVAKIEMLRPSDSGTAISSPQADTTMDSGRAGESAVARSPKINSTIALPESSILKPSIRPLAPLGAPMVINRFKLDNRPTAFKILPPLPAGLANVSNLKEHFSVFGDLSVVELEDTKPQDGDNESEASKVSGRISFTTRRSAEKAFLHGKCWQGQNLQFGWLSCSSTSRDNSGKEHPCASSKWSSDATVQSAGEVEIQAANTLGNAESQNLKLKASDAEHVDRDEDLESTSTMVSGGKNSP; encoded by the exons ATGGAGCTAAAAGTCACTTCTCCTAAAATAGGCCTTTCTCCTGCTAGCGATCCCGAGGAGAAAGAAATTAGTGAAGACGATGATGATGATCGTAATCATAAGCATCGTAGACGAGAAGCACGTTCTCAATCATTGGAGGGTGATGCTTCTGAACAAGTTTTGACAAGACCCTACAGAAAAAGGAAGCCATTTGAAAATGGGCATCCTTGTAGGGAAAGTGGTTCTCAGTCTAGTGAAACCTGGAAGACCTACAACTTCGGCAATCAGGAGAGAGATTCCTCTGGTAGGTTTGAGAAAAGACGTCCAAATTTGGCATCATTTTCCAGAGCTCCAACAGAGTTAAGCCAAAGAATTAGGTTAAACCAGTCCCTGTCAGCTGATCCTGGGCCCACTAGGGGTAGAGGTAGAGAATCTGGTGCTTGGGGGCAGCGTGATTCGAGGTTTAGTTCTGCAGATATTGCTTCTCAACTTGTTCAACAGGGATCCATTCCTCCTAGTCTATTTGCAGGTAGGGGGTTACCGAATGTTTCCAATGTGCAGAGTGCAACTTGGAATGCATTTGGGTTGGTTCCAGCTATGCCTAATGGTGGTCTTGATACTCTTCATTCCATCGGTTTGCAAGGGGCATTGAAACCATCAATTAACCCTACGGTGAACTTGGGCATATCTCGGCCACGTTGTAGAGATTTTGAGGAGCGTGGTTTTTGCTTAAGAGGAGATATGTGTCCGATGGAGCATGGTGTCAACCGTATAGTTGTTGAGGATGTTCAG AGCCTTTCACAGTTTAATCTTCCTGTTTCATTGCCTAGTGCACATCTATTGGGAACACCTGCTGGACAAGGACCTCTACCTGCAAATTCTTCTTCTGGCGCATTCATGAATAGCAAATGTCTACAGAGCAAAAATAGCAAGCCTGGAATAGGGGATGATGGATTAGGTTTGAATGGTGCTTTTGTTGGTGGTTCTATGGCAGGAGGATCTGATCTGTATGATCCTGACCAACCTTTATGGGCAAGTGATTGTCCTGATACATCACCTGAACTTCTAGCCCTAAATCCATCCAATCTGGATAAGGTTGAGCCTCTGGTGGATGCAGATTGTTCAGATCGTCTTTCAGTTGGACAGTTTGATGGTTCTGATAATGAGCGTCCGGCAAGAAATGCTGGGGCTGTTACAGGCTGTCAAAGTTCCTCTGTTTGGGGAAGGATTGGCAGTTCAAGAAATAGGGGGGATGTGAGGGAGAAGATTGGTTCTACTTTGAATTCCCCTAGTCATCtagaaaatgaagcaaaaaagGACATGGAGTCCATTAACGGTGCTGAGGCCATTGCCCTACATGGAAGACGGACGAAGGCAGATGAAGTTGGCATGCAAGTTTTAGGCTTGTCTTCAAAGCCACATGGTGATTCTGGACGTAGTATTAGAAAACCATCTCAAAAGGCACTTCGTACTCTGTTTGTCAGTGGTGTTCCtcagaaagaaaacaaaagggaagcgcttcttttacattttcaaaaatttggtgaGGTTATTGACATTTATATCCCATCGAACAGTGAACGAgcttttgttcaattttctAAGAGGGAAGAAGCAGAAGCTGCTCTGAAGGCTCCTGATGCTGTAATGGGCAATCGCTTTATCAAGCTGTGGTGGGCTAACCGGGACAGCATACCTGATGATGGAACAGGTGGTGTTGGTAATATACATGCTAATCCCCGTGGTGTGACCTTTACTGGGGGTCCTACCTATCCATCTGTTACCACCAAAGGAAAAGATAATATCCAAATATCAGGGTCTAAAAGTAGTATTGCCAATTCTGCCATTTCTCCTTTGCCTGGTTCTGATCATCCAAAGCCTGTGGCTACCAATGGCCCCAAAGCTGTACCTCCTTTGCAAAAGAAGCTGGAGAGTTTAGAGCTTTTGAAGGAACAAGTGCGAAAGAAGCAGGAAATGCTTGACCAAAAAAGGAATGAGTTCAAGCGCCAGTTAAATAAACTGGAGAAACAA GCCACTGGTCTTAAAGAGGAGGTAGCATTAGATCAGCCTTCTAAGGGGCAAAAAGGAGGCATGGTGGTTGATGTTGCTAAAATTGAAATGTTGAGGCCCAGTGATTCTGGTACTGCTATTTCATCACCACAAGCAGATACGACAATGGATAGTGGCAGAGCTGGTGAGAGTGCTGTGGCCCGCAGTCCAAAAATTAATTCTACTATTGCATTGCCAGAATCCTCAATTTTGAAACCCTCAATTCGCCCATTGGCACCTTTAGGAGCACCAATGGTCATCAACAGATTCAAACTGGATAACCGCCCCACTGCATTCAAAATTCTTCCACCTCTGCCAGCTGGTCTTGCTAAT GTTTCCAATCTGAAGGaacatttctctgtttttggaGATCTCTCTGTTGTCGAACTGGAAGATACCAAGCCTCAAGATGGTGATAACGAGTCAGAGGCATCCAAAGTTTCAGGTCGTATATCTTTTACGACTCGCCGCTCTGCCGAAAAGGCATTTTTACATGGTAAATGCTGGCAAGGCCAAAATTTGCAGTTTGGGTGGCTGTCTTGTAGTAGCACAAGCAGGGACAATAGTGGGAAGGAACACCCTTGTGCTTCCTCGAAATGGTCTTCTGATGCTACTGTTCAATCTGCTGGGGAAGTGGAAATCCAGGCCGCAAATACCTTGGGAAACGCTGAATCTCAAAATCTGAAACTAAAAGCAAGTGATGCAGAGCATGTGGACCGGGATGAAGATTTGGAATCTACTTCAACAATGGTGTCTGGTGGGAAAAATTCGCCTTGA
- the LOC113698568 gene encoding galactinol--sucrose galactosyltransferase → MAPSLGKGGSNISVLVDGCNLSLISLDESKFLVNNHVILSEVPANIVATPSPYTTGDKPVTTSSGCFVGFDSLEAKSRHVVPVGKLKDIRFMSIFRFKVWWTTHWIGTQGADLENETQIVILDKSDSGRPYVLLLPLIEGPFRASLQPGEDDYIDLCVESGSTKVNGSLFRSVLYMHVGDDPFTLVKEAMKVVRFHLGTFKLLEEKTPPGIVDKFGWCTWDAFYLTVQPQGVWEGVKDLAEGGCPPGLVLIDDGWQSISHDDDPITTEGMNRTSAGEQMPCRLIKFQENYKFRDYESPGKSGSGAGPNKGMGAFIRDLKDNFKSVDYVYVWHALCGYWGGLRPDIPELPESRVIAPKLSPGLQKTMEDLAVDKIVNNGVGLVPPELADQLYEGLHSHLESIGIDGVKVDVIHLLEMVCEDYGGRVELAKAYFKALTSSVRNHLKGNGVIASMEHCNDFMFLGTQAISLGRVGDDFWCTDPSGDPNGTFWLQGCHMVHCAYNSLWMGNFIHPDWDMFQSTHPCAEFHAASRAISGGPIYVSDSVGKHNFELLKSLVLPDGTILRCQYYALPTRDCLFEDPLHNGKTMLKIWNLNKYTGVVGAFNCQGGGWCREARRNKCASQYSHSVTSTFSPKDVEWKQGTSPISVDGVQVFALYSFREKRLLLSKPSDDFEISLEPFHFDLVTVSPVKVFSGKGVRFAPIGLVNMLNSGGAIQTMVFNDDADAVQIGVKGTGEMRVFSSQKPTVCRVNGNEVAFEYEGHMIIVQVPWPNSSGLSVIQYQF, encoded by the exons ATGGCTCCCAGTCTCGGCAAAGGTGGCTCAAACATTTCCGTCCTGGTGGATGGCTGCAACCTGTCATTAATCAGTCTAGACGAATCAAAATTCTTGGTGAATAACCATGTCATTTTATCCGAAGTTCCGGCCAATATCGTTGCCACACCCTCCCCATACACCACCGGTGACAAGCCGGTCACAACATCTTCCGGCTGCTTCGTAGGTTTCGACAGCCTGGAGGCAAAGAGCCGTCACGTGGTGCCGGTTGGGAAGCTCAAAGACATCAGGTTCATGAGCATTTTCAGGTTCAAGGTCTGGTGGACCACCCACTGGATTGGAACCCAAGGTGCAGACCTCGAAAACGAAACTCAAATAGTCATTCTCGATAAGTCCGACTCCGGTCGCCCCTACGTCTTACTCCTTCCGCTCATCGAAGGCCCTTTCAGGGCTTCTCTTCAGCCCGGCGAAGATGACTACATAGATCTCTGCGTCGAAAGCGGGTCGACAAAAGTCAACGGCTCGTTGTTCCGGAGCGTGCTTTACATGCACGTGGGAGACGATCCATTCACGCTGGTCAAAGAGGCTATGAAGGTGGTCAGGTTCCACCTGGGGACCTTCAAGCTCTTGGAGGAAAAGACTCCACCGGGCATTGTGGATAAGTTCGGGTGGTGCACTTGGGATGCCTTCTACCTCACGGTGCAGCCGCAAGGCGTGTGGGAAGGTGTGAAGGACCTCGCGGAAGGAGGGTGCCCGCCTGGGCTGGTGCTGATCGACGATGGTTGGCAGTCCATCTCCCACGACGACGATCCAATCACCACAGAAGGAATGAACAGAACATCCGCCGGTGAACAAATGCCTTGCAGGCTCATCAAGTTCCAAGAGAACTACAAATTCAGGGACTACGAGAGCCCCGGCAAGTCGGGATCCGGCGCCGGCCCAAATAAAGGCATGGGTGCTTTCATTCGGGACCTCAAGGACAACTTCAAAAGTGTGGACTATGTTTACGTGTGGCATGCGCTTTGTGGATACTGGGGCGGGCTTAGACCCGACATCCCGGAGCTGCCCGAATCAAGAGTGATTGCACCGAAATTGTCCCCCGGACTGCAGAAGACCATGGAAGATCTCGCGGTGGATAAGATCGTGAACAATGGAGTTGGGTTGGTACCGCCGGAGCTTGCTGACCAATTGTACGAAGGCCTTCACTCTCACCTGGAGTCCATTGGAATTGATGGAGTCAAGGTGGACGTGATTCAT CTGCTGGAAATGGTTTGCGAGGATTATGGGGGCAGAGTGGAGCTCGCAAAAGCCTACTTCAAAGCCCTTACGTCTTCCGTCAGAAATCACTTGAAAGGGAATGGCGTGATTGCCAGCATGGAGCACTGCAACGACTTCATGTTCCTCGGAACTCAGGCCATCTCCCTTGGCCGCGTCG GAGATGACTTTTGGTGTACCGATCCTTCCGGTGATCCCAACGGCACATTCTGGTTACAGGGGTGTCACATGGTTCACTGCGCTTACAATAGCTTGTGGATGGGCAATTTCATTCACCCTGACTGGGACATGTTCCAGTCGACTCATCCCTGTGCTGAATTTCACGCTGCCTCTCGAGCCATCTCCGGTGGACCGATCTACGTGAGTGACTCTGTAGGGAAGCACAACTTCGAGCTCCTCAAGAGCCTCGTCTTGCCTGACGGTACAATTCTGCGTTGCCAGTACTATGCGCTTCCTACCCGTGATTGCCTCTTTGAAGACCCTCTTCACAATGGAAAAACCATGCTTAAGATATGGAACCTCAACAAG TATACCGGAGTTGTGGGGGCATTTAACTGCCAAGGTGGAGGATGGTGCAGAGAAGCGAGACGCAATAAATGTGCCTCTCAGTATTCTCATTCCGTGACTTCCACTTTCAGTCCCAAAGATGTGGAGTGGAAGCAGGGGACTTCGCCAATCTCAGTTGATGGAGTTCAAGTGTTTGCCCTGTACTCTTTCCGGGAGAAGAGGCTGCTGCTCTCGAAGCCATCCGACGACTTCGAAATATCGCTGGAGCCATTTCATTTTGACCTCGTAACTGTCTCTCCCGTCAAGGTCTTTAGCGGCAAAGGTGTCCGGTTTGCTCCGATTGGTCTGGTGAACATGCTCAACTCTGGTGGTGCCATTCAGACAATGGTGTTCAATGATGATGCCGACGCCGTACAAATCGGAGTAAAGGGAACCGGAGAAATGAGGGTCTTCTCGTCCCAGAAGCCCACCGTTTGCCGTGTCAATGGGAATGAGGTGGCATTTGAATATGAAGGGCACATGATCATAgttcaagtcccatggcctaaTTCTTCTGGGCTTTCTGTAATTCAGTACCAGTTCTGA